In Flavobacteriaceae bacterium, the following proteins share a genomic window:
- a CDS encoding YggS family pyridoxal phosphate-dependent enzyme yields MSIQKNLNTIKSSLPDHVTLVAVSKTKPISDLMEAYNAGQRIFGENKIQEMVEKQAVMPKDVEWHMIGHIQSNKVKYMASFVNLIHGVDSLKLLKEINKQAQKHNRVIDCLLQIKIASEDSKFGMTPEEVKSLLSSIVYSECAHVKIIGVMGMSTFTDDTNQIKNEFNSLKTLYEELKQTNPAFNIISIGMSGDYQLAIDCGSTMVRLGSSIFGHRNYN; encoded by the coding sequence ATGAGTATACAAAAAAACTTAAATACTATAAAATCATCATTACCAGATCACGTTACTTTGGTTGCTGTTTCAAAAACTAAACCTATAAGTGATTTAATGGAAGCTTATAATGCTGGACAACGCATTTTTGGGGAAAATAAGATCCAAGAAATGGTAGAAAAGCAAGCTGTTATGCCAAAAGATGTTGAGTGGCATATGATTGGTCATATACAAAGCAATAAAGTTAAGTATATGGCGAGTTTTGTTAATTTAATTCATGGTGTAGATAGTTTAAAATTATTAAAAGAAATAAATAAACAAGCTCAGAAACATAATCGAGTTATTGATTGTTTATTACAAATAAAAATAGCTTCCGAAGATTCTAAATTTGGTATGACTCCTGAAGAGGTAAAAAGTTTATTATCATCTATAGTTTATTCTGAATGTGCTCATGTTAAAATTATTGGTGTAATGGGGATGTCAACATTTACTGATGACACCAATCAAATTAAAAATGAATTTAATTCATTGAAAACACTTTATGAAGAGTTAAAACAAACTAACCCTGCTTTTAATATAATATCAATAGGTATGAGTGGTGACTATCAACTAGCAATAGATTGTGGTAGTACGATGGTTCGCCTCGGAAGTAGTATCTTTGGACATCGAAATTACAATTAA
- a CDS encoding exonuclease, which translates to MYAILDIETTGGKYNEEGITEIAIYKYDGHQVIDQFISLVNPEREIQPFVVNLTGINSKMLRNAPKFYEVAKRIVEITEDCIIVAHNALFDYRILQTEFKRLGFNFTKKTLCTVELSKDLIPDQPSYSLGKLTRVLGIPVSDRHRASGDAQATVKLFKLLLDKDLDKKIISESVKTDSRDTIAPKLLDIIESLPSITGVYYIHNANGEIIYIGKSKNIRQRVNQHFTNDSTKSKKIQLQVSSITYEATGSELIALLKESEEIKRNKPIFNRALKRTHFSYGLYQFTDSLGYLNLRAYTVKSQSEIETPITTFSNLQSAKSFLNRMAIRYNLCQKLTGLQKTSSNCFNYTIKECFGACIKNETPDIYNKRIRNLIADYSFENKSIVIVGKGRSIDERSAILIKNGIFIGIGFFNLNYQINNIDVLESFITPMEHNKDVQHIIQSHLRKNKKMKVITLHS; encoded by the coding sequence TTGTACGCAATTTTAGACATAGAAACCACCGGGGGCAAGTATAATGAAGAAGGAATTACAGAAATTGCGATCTACAAATATGATGGCCATCAAGTAATAGATCAATTTATAAGTCTTGTTAATCCAGAGCGAGAAATCCAACCTTTTGTCGTTAACCTTACTGGTATTAATAGTAAGATGCTTCGTAATGCGCCTAAATTTTATGAAGTAGCAAAACGTATTGTTGAAATCACTGAAGATTGTATTATAGTTGCTCATAATGCATTGTTTGATTATCGTATTCTGCAAACAGAATTTAAACGTTTGGGGTTTAATTTTACTAAAAAAACACTCTGTACAGTAGAACTTTCTAAAGACTTAATTCCTGATCAACCTTCTTATAGTTTAGGAAAACTTACAAGAGTACTAGGCATTCCTGTTAGTGATAGGCATCGAGCTTCTGGAGATGCTCAGGCTACAGTGAAGCTTTTCAAGTTATTATTAGACAAAGATTTAGATAAAAAAATAATAAGTGAATCTGTAAAAACAGATTCTAGAGATACAATAGCTCCGAAATTATTAGATATTATAGAATCTCTACCAAGCATTACTGGAGTGTACTATATACATAATGCTAATGGGGAAATCATTTATATCGGAAAAAGCAAAAATATTAGACAACGTGTTAATCAGCATTTCACTAATGATAGCACAAAATCTAAAAAAATACAGCTACAAGTTTCATCTATTACATATGAAGCTACTGGTAGTGAACTTATAGCTCTATTAAAAGAAAGCGAAGAAATTAAACGCAATAAACCTATTTTTAATCGTGCATTAAAACGCACTCATTTTTCGTATGGTTTATATCAGTTTACAGATAGTTTAGGTTATTTAAATTTAAGAGCATATACAGTTAAAAGTCAAAGCGAAATCGAAACTCCAATTACTACATTTTCTAATTTACAAAGTGCTAAGAGCTTTTTAAATCGTATGGCTATTAGATACAATTTATGTCAGAAGTTAACAGGGCTTCAAAAAACAAGTAGCAATTGTTTTAATTATACTATAAAAGAGTGTTTTGGAGCTTGCATTAAAAACGAGACTCCCGATATATATAATAAAAGAATAAGAAACCTTATTGCTGATTATAGTTTTGAAAACAAAAGTATAGTTATTGTAGGTAAAGGTCGTTCAATAGATGAACGTAGTGCTATTCTTATAAAAAATGGTATATTTATAGGCATAGGGTTCTTTAATCTCAATTATCAAATAAACAATATCGATGTTTTAGAATCCTTTATAACACCTATGGAACATAATAAAGATGTACAACATATTATTCAGAGTCATCTTAGGAAAAATAAAAAAATGAAGGTTATTACTCTACATTCATAA
- a CDS encoding ion transporter, whose amino-acid sequence MKNSKSNNNWKLKLHEIIYEADTPMGKLFDVVLLFFILASIILVMLESVNSIDNKYHDLLNIGEWVVTILFSIEYILRIISVKKPIKYITSFYGVIDLLSTIPKYLSLIFVGTHALVSLRALRLLRIFRILKLTRYLGASNQLSSAIKASRAKISVFLFAVLISSVIFGTLMYLVEGEENGFTNIPKSIYWCIVTLTTVGFGDIAPQTPLGQFIATIIMILGYGIIAVPTGIVSAEYTKSATSNKKDDNETLQLNTQVCSNCLTEKHKDGAKHCYNCGHHLHIE is encoded by the coding sequence ATGAAAAACAGCAAATCAAACAATAATTGGAAACTAAAACTTCATGAGATCATTTATGAAGCTGATACTCCTATGGGAAAATTGTTTGATGTTGTTTTATTATTTTTCATCCTAGCAAGTATTATACTTGTAATGTTAGAAAGTGTAAATTCTATTGATAATAAATATCATGATCTATTAAATATTGGCGAATGGGTTGTTACTATTTTATTTTCTATAGAATATATATTACGGATTATTTCTGTAAAAAAGCCAATAAAATATATTACTAGTTTTTATGGTGTTATTGATTTATTATCAACCATTCCAAAGTATTTATCTTTAATTTTTGTAGGGACTCATGCATTAGTTTCACTTCGTGCTTTACGATTATTGCGTATTTTTAGAATATTAAAATTAACTCGCTATTTAGGCGCTTCAAATCAATTATCATCAGCAATAAAAGCAAGTCGTGCAAAGATTTCAGTATTTCTATTTGCTGTCTTAATATCATCAGTTATTTTTGGCACTTTAATGTATTTAGTTGAAGGGGAAGAAAACGGATTTACTAATATTCCTAAAAGTATTTATTGGTGTATTGTAACTTTAACTACTGTTGGTTTTGGAGATATAGCCCCTCAAACACCTCTTGGGCAATTTATTGCCACAATCATTATGATTTTAGGTTATGGAATTATTGCTGTCCCAACCGGAATCGTTTCTGCAGAGTATACTAAAAGCGCTACTAGTAATAAAAAAGACGATAATGAAACACTTCAATTAAATACTCAAGTCTGTAGTAATTGTTTAACTGAAAAACATAAAGATGGTGCCAAACATTGTTATAATTGTGGGCATCATCTTCACATAGAGTGA
- the miaA gene encoding tRNA (adenosine(37)-N6)-dimethylallyltransferase MiaA, translating into MSKTNKYLISIVGPTAIGKTALSIKLAQYFKTEIISADSRQFFKEMQIGTAAPTFDELSSAPHHFIHHKSINDEYSVGAFEKDAINKLSELFKAHNIIILVGGSGLYVDAITKGLDYFPEVDKNIRKELNTKLQLEGLSSLQRQLKNLDYKAYNSIAIENPHRVIRALEICIGSGKPYSSFLNKNKKLRAFKTLTIGLMAEREIIYNRINNRVDKMIKDGLVNEVKTLLPYQQLNALNTVGYKELFNYLNDKTDLDFAISEIKKNTRRFAKRQLTWFKKNENTLWFDYQTNASKIIRAINLNIEKE; encoded by the coding sequence TTGAGCAAGACTAATAAATATTTAATATCAATTGTTGGCCCTACTGCCATAGGTAAAACAGCATTAAGCATAAAACTAGCACAATATTTTAAAACAGAAATAATATCTGCAGACTCTAGGCAATTTTTTAAAGAGATGCAGATAGGTACTGCTGCACCAACTTTTGATGAATTATCTTCAGCACCACATCATTTTATACATCATAAATCTATTAATGATGAATATAGCGTAGGAGCTTTTGAAAAAGATGCTATTAATAAATTATCTGAACTATTTAAGGCTCATAATATTATTATTTTGGTTGGTGGATCTGGACTATATGTAGATGCAATAACTAAAGGGTTAGATTATTTCCCTGAAGTGGATAAAAATATTAGGAAAGAGCTTAATACTAAGTTACAATTAGAAGGGTTATCTTCTTTGCAAAGACAATTAAAAAATTTAGATTATAAAGCTTATAATTCTATAGCTATAGAAAATCCACATCGTGTTATTAGAGCACTAGAAATATGTATTGGATCAGGAAAACCTTATTCTTCGTTTTTAAATAAAAACAAAAAACTACGTGCTTTTAAAACTTTAACTATTGGTTTAATGGCCGAACGTGAAATTATCTATAACAGAATTAATAATCGTGTAGACAAAATGATTAAAGATGGACTAGTAAATGAAGTAAAAACACTTTTGCCTTATCAACAATTAAATGCATTAAATACTGTTGGTTATAAAGAGTTATTTAATTATTTAAATGATAAAACAGATTTGGATTTTGCTATTTCAGAAATTAAAAAGAATACCCGTAGGTTCGCTAAACGCCAACTAACTTGGTTTAAAAAGAATGAAAACACATTATGGTTTGATTATCAAACTAATGCCTCAAAAATCATAAGAGCAATCAATTTAAATATAGAAAAAGAGTAA
- a CDS encoding DNA-binding response regulator, giving the protein MEELNKKILLVEDDPNFGTVLKDYLSMNDYDVVHAKNGMEGFEKFKKDDYDLCILDVMMPYKDGFTLAKEIREKNADVPIIFLTAKAMKEDVLKGYKVGADDYLNKPFDSEVLLMKIKAIIQRKATDSVADSKQFEFTIGDFHLNSKLRFLKFNGGEPVKLSPKENELLRLLALHENDLMPRELALTKIWRDDNYFTSRSMDVYIAKLRKYLKVDENVEILNIHGEGFRLVVNQGA; this is encoded by the coding sequence ATGGAGGAATTAAATAAAAAAATACTTTTAGTAGAGGATGATCCGAATTTCGGAACAGTTTTAAAAGACTACTTATCTATGAATGACTATGATGTCGTTCATGCTAAAAATGGTATGGAAGGTTTTGAAAAATTTAAAAAAGACGATTACGATTTATGCATATTAGATGTAATGATGCCTTATAAAGATGGATTTACATTAGCTAAAGAAATTCGTGAAAAAAACGCCGATGTACCTATAATCTTTTTAACTGCTAAAGCTATGAAAGAAGATGTTTTAAAAGGCTATAAAGTTGGAGCTGATGACTACCTTAACAAACCATTTGATAGTGAAGTATTGCTAATGAAAATTAAAGCAATTATTCAAAGAAAAGCTACTGATAGTGTTGCAGATAGTAAACAATTTGAATTTACGATTGGAGATTTTCACTTAAATTCTAAACTTAGATTTTTAAAGTTTAATGGAGGAGAACCAGTTAAATTATCACCAAAAGAGAATGAGTTATTAAGATTATTAGCATTACACGAAAACGATTTAATGCCAAGAGAATTGGCATTAACTAAAATTTGGAGAGATGATAATTACTTTACATCTAGAAGTATGGACGTGTACATTGCTAAATTGCGTAAATACCTTAAAGTTGATGAGAATGTCGAAATTTTAAATATTCATGGTGAAGGATTTAGGTTAGTAGTTAATCAAGGAGCTTAA
- a CDS encoding sensor histidine kinase, whose product MSKKLFVLLILLTSLSLIGIIFVQAYYINNTLENKEDQFWFKVKKILNHTTTTIGDREAKESINQLKTIAAQGIKPDSSNITRLIAYKHNDHDDGITVFDTGILEENYKIPTLIDIGLDSVNVRQFTGITSTQIFKNLGVDGNTSIQSEESYSNVYDLNEIEIELFKSQYREQAKSIPIHRRVSEEEINELLNKGLKEEGIEIPYEFAIYGNDLATKVQSDDFEFLGDQSKGFPIFLDNNGLSDYVLYVSFPTRNKYIFSSVIGITLLSFLFTLIIIIAYTSAIFQLNKQRKISQIKTDFINNMTHEFKTPIATINLALDAIKNPAIIVDETKVKRYLGMIKEENKRMHAQVENVLRISKLEKNELNISKDSISMHDLLLDAETHIALIVENRNGYINLHLDAKEATVLANESHFTNVLVNILDNAVKYSENEPKIDVNTENVGNNIIIKIKDQGNGMSKSVQKQVFEKFYREHTGNVHNVKGHGLGLAYVKRIVDDHHGHISVESEKGKGSTFIIKLPLIS is encoded by the coding sequence ATGAGTAAAAAACTATTCGTCTTATTAATTCTATTGACGAGTTTATCGTTAATTGGTATAATATTTGTGCAAGCTTATTATATTAACAACACGTTAGAGAATAAAGAAGATCAGTTTTGGTTTAAAGTTAAAAAAATACTTAATCACACCACCACTACTATAGGTGATAGAGAGGCTAAAGAATCTATAAATCAATTAAAAACTATAGCTGCTCAAGGTATAAAACCTGACTCATCTAATATAACAAGGTTAATTGCATATAAGCATAATGATCATGATGATGGAATAACAGTATTTGATACAGGGATTTTAGAAGAAAATTATAAAATCCCAACGCTCATTGACATAGGTTTAGATAGTGTGAATGTTAGACAATTTACGGGAATAACAAGTACACAAATTTTTAAAAATTTAGGAGTAGATGGTAATACTTCAATTCAATCTGAAGAATCATATTCTAATGTTTATGATCTAAATGAAATTGAAATTGAATTATTTAAATCTCAATATAGAGAACAAGCTAAAAGCATTCCTATACACAGGCGTGTTTCTGAAGAAGAAATTAATGAATTACTCAATAAAGGCTTAAAAGAAGAAGGTATAGAAATACCTTATGAATTTGCAATTTACGGCAATGATTTAGCAACAAAAGTGCAATCTGATGACTTTGAGTTTTTGGGAGATCAATCTAAAGGATTCCCTATTTTTTTAGATAATAATGGATTGAGTGATTATGTATTGTATGTTAGTTTTCCAACACGTAACAAATACATTTTTTCTTCAGTTATAGGGATAACTTTATTATCTTTTCTGTTTACTTTGATTATTATTATAGCATATACAAGTGCTATTTTTCAATTGAATAAACAACGCAAAATATCACAGATAAAAACAGATTTTATTAATAACATGACGCATGAGTTTAAAACCCCTATAGCAACAATAAATTTAGCATTAGATGCAATTAAAAACCCAGCAATAATTGTAGATGAGACTAAGGTGAAACGCTATTTGGGAATGATAAAAGAAGAAAATAAACGAATGCATGCTCAAGTTGAAAATGTACTTAGAATATCTAAACTAGAAAAGAATGAATTAAACATTAGTAAGGATAGTATAAGTATGCACGACTTATTGCTTGATGCCGAAACGCACATAGCACTTATTGTTGAAAATCGTAATGGATATATAAATTTGCATTTAGATGCAAAAGAAGCAACAGTGCTAGCAAACGAATCTCATTTTACTAATGTTTTGGTAAACATTTTGGACAATGCTGTAAAGTATTCCGAAAATGAACCAAAAATAGATGTTAATACAGAGAATGTTGGAAACAACATTATTATAAAAATAAAAGATCAGGGTAACGGAATGTCAAAATCCGTTCAAAAACAAGTGTTTGAGAAATTTTATAGAGAACACACAGGAAATGTACATAATGTAAAAGGCCATGGTTTAGGACTGGCTTACGTAAAACGTATAGTAGATGATCATCATGGTCATATAAGTGTAGAAAGTGAAAAAGGAAAAGGTAGTACCTTTATTATAAAATTACCATTAATATCATAA
- a CDS encoding dephospho-CoA kinase — MKIVGLTGGIGSGKTTVAKMFLELGVPIYIADVEAKKLMNTSKIIKRKLIALFGDNAYKDDKLNRQFLANKIFKDKILLEKMNRIVHPKVASHFKKWQAKQNSSYVIKEAAILFENGSFTSCDFVITVIAPIEERIKRVISRDNSSEEKVKSVMENQWADEKKIKLSQFVITNSDILETRKQVFQIHEELLKVN, encoded by the coding sequence ATGAAAATAGTTGGTTTAACTGGGGGTATTGGTAGTGGAAAAACAACAGTAGCTAAAATGTTTTTGGAATTAGGAGTACCAATATATATAGCAGATGTTGAAGCTAAAAAGTTAATGAACACTTCAAAAATAATTAAAAGAAAATTGATTGCACTTTTTGGAGACAATGCTTATAAAGATGATAAATTGAATCGTCAATTTTTGGCAAATAAGATTTTTAAAGATAAAATATTGCTAGAAAAGATGAATAGAATTGTACATCCTAAAGTTGCATCACATTTTAAAAAATGGCAAGCAAAGCAAAATAGCTCTTATGTTATTAAAGAAGCTGCAATTTTATTTGAGAATGGAAGTTTTACATCTTGTGATTTCGTTATTACTGTTATTGCTCCTATAGAAGAACGGATAAAAAGAGTAATTTCTAGAGATAATTCATCTGAAGAAAAAGTGAAATCAGTAATGGAAAACCAATGGGCTGATGAAAAAAAAATAAAGCTTTCGCAATTTGTTATTACTAATAGCGACATATTAGAAACAAGAAAACAAGTATTTCAAATTCATGAAGAATTACTTAAAGTTAATTGA
- a CDS encoding YbbR-like domain-containing protein has translation MTSFKNKIKTYFRKKKLNVFATFIILALLFSVLTKLSNNYTKTIVFNINTVNVPEDEVIVIDSSQVIDITLATYGFKLIKYYFKTPTIDVDFSNLQKNKTEYLWVEKQKKSNIISQFDAKIKIENITPDTIAFQYGINTIKTVPIILNSQISYSTGFDLTENLEIKPDSVKIIGPLAIIDTISKIETENIIFKDVKKNISKTVQLKLPTSNNDLSFSVSEINLEGKIEKFTEGSVEVPVIVKNIPDSIQIKYYPKTIPVLYYTSLNNYKSVTSNSFVVECDFKELNTKSTYLTPKIMRQPDEVKNVKLNVKRIEFILIQ, from the coding sequence ATGACAAGTTTTAAAAACAAAATAAAAACTTATTTTAGAAAGAAAAAACTAAATGTTTTTGCAACTTTCATTATACTAGCGTTATTGTTTTCGGTACTTACAAAGCTTTCAAATAATTATACTAAAACCATTGTATTTAATATTAATACTGTTAATGTTCCTGAAGATGAAGTTATTGTAATAGATTCAAGTCAAGTTATTGATATTACATTAGCAACTTATGGTTTTAAACTAATTAAATACTATTTTAAGACACCTACTATTGATGTTGATTTTTCAAATCTTCAAAAAAACAAAACCGAATATCTTTGGGTTGAAAAGCAAAAAAAATCAAATATTATTTCTCAATTTGATGCTAAAATTAAAATAGAGAATATAACTCCAGATACGATAGCATTTCAATATGGAATTAATACTATAAAAACAGTACCAATAATATTAAATAGTCAAATTAGTTATTCTACTGGGTTTGATTTAACTGAAAACCTAGAAATAAAACCAGATTCGGTAAAAATAATAGGGCCATTAGCAATAATAGATACAATTTCTAAAATAGAAACAGAAAATATAATATTTAAAGATGTAAAAAAAAATATATCTAAAACAGTACAATTAAAATTGCCGACATCAAATAACGATTTATCTTTTTCAGTTTCTGAAATTAATTTAGAAGGTAAAATAGAAAAATTTACTGAAGGATCTGTGGAAGTCCCTGTAATAGTTAAAAATATACCAGATTCAATTCAAATTAAATATTACCCTAAGACCATTCCTGTTCTTTATTATACAAGCTTAAATAATTATAAATCCGTTACATCAAATAGTTTTGTAGTTGAATGTGATTTTAAAGAATTGAACACAAAAAGTACTTATCTTACTCCAAAAATAATGCGACAACCTGATGAGGTTAAAAATGTAAAGCTTAATGTTAAACGTATAGAGTTTATTTTGATACAATGA
- a CDS encoding glycosyltransferase, translated as MKTKDISFIIPVYNRPDEVKELLESFTKLNGDKSFEIVLVEDGSTISSKPIANTYKSILNISYFFKENSGPGSSRNYGMRSARGDYFIILDSDCILPPNYLVIVLERLNRDYIDCFGGPDSAHESFTSLQKAINFSMTSFITTGGIRGKKSSIDKFQPRSFNMGISKKAFEATNGFGQIHPGEDPDLSIRLNKLGFQTVLISEAYVYHKRRISWSKFYKQVYKFGMTRPILNSWYPETRKITYWFPSIFILGLVCSIILFGLGFKYALILYGAYFALSFILSLISTKELTVALLSIIAIIIQFFGYGYGFLKSTFKLSISNIKAEDQFPELFFKDNK; from the coding sequence ATGAAAACAAAAGATATCTCTTTTATAATCCCAGTTTATAATAGGCCTGACGAAGTTAAAGAGCTGTTAGAAAGTTTTACAAAGTTAAATGGAGATAAATCTTTTGAAATAGTACTGGTAGAGGATGGGTCAACTATTTCTTCTAAACCCATAGCGAACACATATAAAAGTATTTTAAATATATCTTACTTTTTTAAAGAAAACTCAGGACCTGGGAGCTCGAGGAATTATGGAATGAGGTCTGCAAGAGGTGATTATTTCATAATTTTAGATTCAGATTGTATATTACCTCCAAATTATTTAGTAATTGTTTTAGAGCGTTTAAATAGAGATTATATAGATTGTTTTGGCGGTCCAGACTCGGCTCACGAATCGTTTACAAGTTTGCAAAAAGCGATAAATTTCTCGATGACCTCATTTATTACTACTGGTGGGATTAGAGGTAAGAAATCTAGTATAGATAAATTTCAACCTCGTAGTTTTAACATGGGAATTTCAAAAAAAGCCTTTGAAGCAACAAATGGTTTTGGACAAATTCACCCAGGTGAAGACCCAGATCTATCAATAAGGTTAAATAAGCTAGGTTTTCAAACAGTATTAATTTCTGAAGCTTATGTATATCATAAACGTCGTATATCTTGGTCCAAATTTTACAAGCAAGTCTATAAATTTGGAATGACTCGACCTATACTCAATTCTTGGTATCCAGAAACTAGAAAAATAACATATTGGTTTCCTTCAATATTTATACTAGGATTAGTATGCTCTATTATACTTTTTGGTTTAGGATTTAAATACGCTTTAATACTTTATGGAGCTTACTTTGCGTTAAGCTTTATATTATCATTAATAAGTACCAAAGAATTAACAGTAGCATTACTTTCTATAATAGCGATTATAATACAATTTTTTGGTTATGGTTATGGGTTTTTAAAATCGACGTTTAAGCTCAGTATTTCAAATATTAAAGCCGAAGATCAATTTCCAGAGTTATTTTTTAAAGATAATAAATGA
- a CDS encoding SDR family oxidoreductase, translating to MSYNLLKGKKGIIFGALDANSIAWKTAERVHEEGGQFVLTNAPIAMRMGQINELAEKTGSQIIPADATSIEDLQNLIEKSIEILGGKIDFVLHSIGMSVNVRKGRAYTDQNYDWTQKGTDVSAMSFHKVMHTLYKNNAMNEWGSIVALTYMAAQRVFPDYNDMADNKAYLESIARSFGYFFGKDKNVRVNTISQSPTPTTAGQGVKGFDGFISYAEKMSPLGNATALDCANYTVTLFSDLTKRVTMQNLYNDGGFSNMGVSEAVMDKFIEE from the coding sequence ATGTCATATAATTTACTAAAAGGAAAAAAAGGAATCATATTTGGAGCATTAGACGCTAATTCTATTGCTTGGAAAACGGCAGAACGTGTTCACGAAGAAGGAGGTCAATTTGTGTTAACAAATGCACCAATAGCAATGCGAATGGGGCAAATTAATGAACTAGCAGAAAAAACAGGATCTCAAATTATCCCGGCAGATGCTACTTCTATAGAGGATTTGCAAAACCTTATAGAAAAATCTATAGAGATATTAGGAGGCAAGATTGATTTTGTTTTACATTCTATAGGTATGTCGGTTAATGTTAGGAAAGGAAGAGCGTATACAGATCAAAATTATGATTGGACTCAAAAAGGAACAGATGTTTCTGCAATGTCTTTTCATAAAGTAATGCATACTTTATATAAAAATAATGCTATGAACGAATGGGGAAGTATAGTTGCATTAACTTATATGGCAGCACAACGTGTTTTTCCAGATTATAATGATATGGCAGATAATAAAGCCTATTTAGAAAGTATTGCTCGTAGTTTTGGTTATTTCTTTGGTAAAGATAAAAATGTACGTGTGAATACAATTTCTCAATCTCCTACTCCAACCACAGCAGGTCAGGGAGTAAAAGGTTTTGATGGCTTTATTTCATATGCAGAAAAAATGTCTCCGTTAGGTAACGCTACAGCATTAGATTGTGCAAATTATACAGTAACGCTATTTAGTGATTTAACAAAACGTGTAACCATGCAAAATTTATATAACGACGGAGGGTTTTCAAATATGGGGGTGAGTGAAGCTGTGATGGATAAATTTATAGAAGAATAG